From the Synechococcus sp. KORDI-49 genome, the window GCCATCGACCATGCCGAGCACCCGCTCCACCTCCCCGCCGAAATCAGCGTGACCCGGGGTATCAACAATGTTGATGCGCGTCTCGTTGTACGTGACAGCGGTGTTCTTCGACAGGATTGTGATGCCGCGCTCGCGCTCCAGGTCGTTGGAGTCCATCACGCAGGTGGGAACCGCTTCGTTGTCGCGGAAGATGCCCGACTGAGCCAGCAGTGAGTCGACCAGGGTCGTCTTGCCGTGGTCAACGTGGGCGATGATCGCGATATTGCGAATCGCCTTTTGCTGGGCGCTCATGCGGGTTGACCGTTAGAAATTGTGAAGAACGCCATAGGCGCAGGGCGAAAGGATATCTCAACGTGAGATCCGACTGGTCCGTTCTGGACCTTGCACGCGCAAGCTGCCGCGGGTGACCCCGAGTTGATGGTCGATGCGCTCCTGCTTCCAGACGTCACGCGATGCAAGCCGGCCAGCCAGGGCATCCGCGTAAAGGAGGACGCGTCTTCGGGTGGCCTCTGCCCCCTCGTCGAGCAGTTCCAGACGGACGTGACGCACGCCGGCCTGACGCAGAGCCGGCAACCCCTCGACACCGGTCTGAGCCGTGCCGTTGAACAGGGTGTTGCGGCAGCCCAGATCCGCGCGCAGAGGATGTTCCACACCACTGCGGTCACGGAGAGTCACTGTGTGCTGCTCGCAGGGGCGACCACAGTCGGTGTGATCGTGCCCCTCGGAGAGGAAAGCGCAGAACAGACAGTGCTCCATGTGAAACAGGGGCATGTGCTGATGCAGGGTCACCTCCAGGCGCGATGACTCCACCCCGGCGGACAGATCCAGCAACTGCTGGAGATTGAGGTCGTAGCTGGCTGTGATCCGTTTCAGCCCCCAGTGACTTCGATACCAGTCGAAGCTGAGGGGATTGGCGGCATTGAGGGAGAAATCACCGACGCAGGGTGCCAGGGGAGTGAGGATCTCCAGTTGATCGGCATTGCGCACCAGATAGCCATCCGGTCGAGCGCGGATCAGCGGCTCCAGGGTCCAGCGCTCATCAGGCCGGGTGATCCGGCTGCCGGCAAGCCAGATGCCCTCGGGCCAGACGCCCCGGGCCATGGCCACAGCCTCCCGGAGCTGCCGTGGCTGATCGAGGTCGGCCACCACGGAGCGGATCGGCGCTGCCCCGTCGGGAAGCTCCATCAGCGCTCGAAGCTGGTTCAGGCTTCTCACGAGCACCACCAGACCCATCGGCTCGTCTTGGCAACCGTCTGCTGCCGCCGGGACAAACTCCGAGAGGACGGCTGCAGGATCGAGAGGCACAGAAGCAAGCGGCTGCTCAGCGACCGGTGATCCAAGAGCCTCCAGAAGGGCCCGGCGCATGCGGTTCAGTTCTGCCACCGGTAGGAACAGATCGCCTTCGAGCTCGACCTTGAGATCACGCAACCGCCAGCCGCTGCCGCCGAGACGCCCGAGCTGCTGCTCAAGACGCGCCCGGTCCAGGGGGCGCTGATCCGCGGACTGCAAGGGCATGGCACTGCTGATGACTACGCCCCTCTCCGGCTGCTCGAGCCTCAGGACGTCACCACGGCGTCCAACCACCCGCAGCGACAGATCACGGGGCCGGGCCTCGGTGGGTCGACGCGCCATCCGCTGCCACTGGCTCTGCCATTCCGGATCGCTGGTCAGCCAGACCGATGCTCCGGCGCGCAGGGCGCGGGTTTCGATCCTTCCAGGACCCAGACGCAGTTTCAGGCGTTCCTGTCCGAGCTGTTCACAGGCCATGACGCGGCCTCCCACCTCGTCGGGAGGTCGCAACGGGTCGTCCGACAGAGCCTCCAGGACGATTCCCTGACCGGGTCGCAGGCGCTCCCGGCTGCGGATCTGCAGCCAGCCTCCGCGATCAACCTGCAGCAGGCGACCGATCAGCGGTCCACGCTTCTTGCTCCAGCGCCCATGGACCAGCCGGCGATGGTTCACTCCCTCAAGCCAGCCTGTTGAAAGCCCCCGGGAGAAGGCCAGCTCCAGCTGCCTCTGGACGGGTTCGGGCTCAGGACGGTCGAGGCGCTGCCGATAGGCATCGGTCACCGCTGCTACGTAACTGGCGTCCTTCAAACGCCCCTCGATCTTGAGGCTGGCAATGCCGATGCGCTGCAGCTCAGGCAGCAGCTCCCAGGCCGCCAGGTCCTGGGGTGAGAGTAGATAGCGCTGATCCTCAAGCGCACGGGGAACGCCGTCAACGACGAGTTCATAGGGCAGGCGACAGGCCTGGGCGCATTCCCCGCGATTGGCACTGCGCTGGCCCAGGGATTCACTCGTGAGGCACTGGCCGGAGTAGGCCACGCAGAGCGCTCCGTGCACGAAGACCTCGAGTGGCATGGCCAGGTGGCGATCCCGCAGCTGACGCTGCAGGCGTTCGAGGTCTCTCAGCGCCAGTTCCCGGGCCAGCACCACCCGTTCGCAGCCCAGGGATGCGGCCTGAGCCACGCCGGCGGCACTGGTGATCGACATCTGAGTGGAGGCGTGCAGCGTCAGCTGGGGCACGAGTCTCCGGGCCAGCCTGCAGAGGCCGACGTCCTGCACGATCACGGCATCCACACCGGCCTCCGCTGCGGCGATCAGCAGCTGAGCTGCCCGCTCGAGCTCATCGCTGAACACCAGCACGTTGAAGGTGAGACATCCCTTCACCTGTCGCTCGTGCAGCCAGTGCATCACCGACGGAAGCTCGTCGATGCGGAAATTCTCGGCCCGCTGGCGGGCGTTGAAGGCGTCCACACCGAAGTAGACGGCATCGGCTCCAGATGCCACCGCTGCCCGCAGAGCCGGCCAGTCGCCGGCTGGCGCCAGCAGCTCAGGAATGTTCAAAACGGACGACGGGCGAGACGCCGGGCTGCCTCGAAGCGTCGGAGTGCATCGGCCGTGCCCTCGAAGCGCCAGTGCCAGGGCTCGTAGCTCACACCCTGGGAATTGCCGTCCGGAAACGACATCACGAAGTGATAGCGGGCGGCATTGTCCTGCAGCCAGCGGAAGGTGCGCGTCTGCTCGAAATCGGTCGAGAGGTGGGTCTCAGGAGCTTGCCCATCTCCCAGATCCACAGCGAAACCGGTGCTGTGCTCGGAATAACCCGGCGGTGCCGACACCTGAGCCCGCTCCTCGGCGGTCTGATTCCGCTCCGAGGCCACATCAAAGAAGATCGATTCCTGCAGGTCATGGGATCGATAGCCGCTGAGCAACCGCAGATCAATGCCTTCGGCGGCGGCAGCCCGGAGCATGCCGTCGAGAGCCTCGGCCGCATCGACATGAAGCTGAATACCCGGCTCGACGACGATCAGCTCGTCCGGGCTGACCTGGTCATAGGGGAAGTGGCCCAGCAACCGACCATCCGCTGCCGGCGGCTCGGGGATCCCCGGAACAACAGGCGCTGGCGGCGTGCGATTCAGCCTCGCCATCAGCTGCGGCCCCATCAGCACGACGGCTCCACTGACACCGCACACCACCAGGCAGGCGAGCAGCAGCCCGAGACCACGGCCCCGCGAGCGACGCGGAGCCGGACGGGAGCGACGCGCGACCGGAATGTCGTCCCTCTGTTGCCGACGAGCAGAGGCAGCCCGACTCACAGCGCTGATGCGTGTTGTTTCGATCGTAAGGGCGATGGCCAGGGAGCCCCACCGTCATTGATGACGCAGTGGTAGCTTCAAAAAACAATCCAGCGGAGAATGGCTGAGATGTTGCGTGTTGCGGTTGTCGGCGGTGGTCCGAGCGGATCCTGTGCTGCCGAGGTGCTCGCCAAAGCTGGAATCGAGACCTGGCTGTTCGAACGCAAGCTGGATAACGCCAAGCCCTGCGGTGGAGCGATCCCCCTCTGCATGGTCGAGGAATTCGATCTGCCGGACGACATCATCGACCGCAAGGTTCGCAACATGAAGATGATCTCCCCTTCCAACCGGGAGGTGGACATCCGACTCGATCCGCTCGGTTACGACGACAACGCCTACATCGGCATGTGCCGCCGGGAGGTGTTCGACGCCTTCCTCCGCAACCGTGCCGCCGATCTCGGCACCACCCTGGTGAACGGTCTGGTGCAGAAGATCGACACCGGCACCAACCGACAGGGCCCATACACCATCCATTACGCCGACTACAGCGCTGGCGGCCCCACCGGTGACCGCAAGACCCTGGAGGTGGATCTGATCATTGGAGCCGACGGCGCCAATTCCCGGGTGGCCAAGGCCATGGACGCCGGCGATTACAACGTGGCGATCGCCTTTCAGGAGCGGATCAAGCTTCCTGCTGAGGAGATGACCTACTACGAGGATCTGGCGGAGATGTACGTCGGAACCGACGTCTCCCCCGACTTCTACGCCTGGGTGTTCCCCAAATACGACCACGTGGCCGTGGGAACCGGCACGATGCAGCAGAACCAGAGCCTGATCAAGGGTCTTCAGAAGGGAATCCGCGAGCGTGCCACCAAGCGCCTGTTCAAGGGCGAAGTGATCAAGGTGGAAGCGCATCCCATCCCGGAACATCCCCGACCCCGTCGTGTGGTGGGGCGCATGGCCCTCGTCGGTGACGCTGCCGGCTATGTCACCAAAAGCTCCGGTGAAGGGATCTATTTCGCAGCCAAGAGTGGCCGGATGTGCGCCGAAGCGATCGTGGAGATCTCCAAAAACGGCAGCGTCATCCCCACCGAGAAACAGATCAAATCCAGCTATCTCAAGCGCTGGGATCGCAAGTACGGCGCGACTTACGCCGTGCTCGACATTCTTCAGCGCATCTTCTACAGAAACGACGCCGCGCGAGAAGCGTTCGTCGAGATGTGCGACGACAAGGACGTTCAGAAGCTCACCTTCGACAGCTACCTCTACAAGCGGGTGGTGATGATGAACCCCTGGCAGCAGATCAAGCTGACGCTGCGCACTCTGGGCAGCCTGATCAGAGGAGAGGCCCTGGCTCCCTCGAGCTACAACCCCGTGCCCTCGGCGGTTGGACGTTCCGATGGAGATTTCCTTGCTGAGGAAGCTGCTCAGGCGGTGAAGGCTCAGGCCAAGGAGAACGAGATGGAAAACGAGAAGGAGAAAGCCGGGATCAGCTGACCCCGGCTGCAGGGGCCTGACTCAATCCCGCTGTTCGATCGCCTTGTCGACGCCTTCCTTGATGCGTTCGATCCCCTGCTGCAGGTTCTTGCCTGGGGCGGTTTCTTTCTTGGTGGTCGACCAGACGTTGATGGCATAGACGACGGCACCTGCCACGATCAGGGCCGCAAGAACAAGGCCGATGCCGTTGCCTCCCTGTTTGACCACGACTGGCTGTTGCTGATTGCTCGACTCGTCAGCCATGAATGTGATGGTTGATGCCATCTCTCGATAGCCGGTTCATCGCCGGTTGCCAACAAAGGGAACGGCGGCCCAGGGGAACAGTCGCGACTCAGGACTGAATCGACTCGAATCGCGCCAGCACTGAGGCCTGGTTGCGCAACACGCCCAGAAGGTTGAGACGGTTCCTGCGCAGGTCTTCATCCTCAGCCATCACCATCACGCTGTTCTCTCCGTCGAAGAAGGCTTCCAGGACCGGCGTGGCCTTCACAAGACCGTCTGAAAGAGCCTGGTAGCGCCGTTCCGCGGCGAGAGGTTCCAGCTGCTTCAACACATCGAACATGCCCTGTTCGCTGACGGATTCGAAACGATCCGGATCCACCACACCTGGCAGGGCCAGGGTGTCCTCGGGGAGGTTCCCCTTCTCCGCCAGGCGAGCGGCGCGCTGGACAACGGCCTGAACGGCCGCCAGTCCGCCTTGCTGACGCAGCGCACGCAGCAGCTGAATTCTTTCCTGCACATCCATCGGGTCGCCGAGGAGACGAGCGTCCGTGACCCCTTCCCCGGCCACCGCCTGAACCAGATCCGGTTCATAGCCGTCCTCTTCAAGCTGCGAGACGATGCGTTGCCTGAGCAGTTGCAGTAGATCCGCCAGCAGCGGGCCCGGTTCGATGGCGAAATGCGGGAACAGCTTCACCCAGTCCGCGACGGCAGCCTTCAGGAAGGTCGGCAGATCGAGGCGCCAGCCTCTGTCCCAGAGGATCAGAAGAATTCCATTGCCGGCTCGTCGCAACGCGTAGGGATCGGAGGAGCCGCTTGGACGCTCTCCCTTGGCGAAGATGCTCAGCAGCAATTCAAGCCGTTCCGCCAATGCCACGACGGCTCCGGCATCGCTGCCGGGCAGGGCATCGCCGGCTCCCCGCGGCAGGTAATGCTCCACCACCGCAAGAGCCACCTCCCTCGGTTCCCCCTCCTCGAGCAGATATTTGCCGCCCATGAGCCCCTGAAGCTCCGGGAACTCCCCCACCATCTGACTGACGAGATCATGCTTGCAGAGGTGGGCGGCGCGACTCGCATGACCTGCGATCTCCTTCGGTAACACAAGAGCCTCCAGGAGACGTTCCGCCAGACGTTCGATCCGTTCGCAGCGTTGGCGGAGACTCCCGAGCCCCTCGGCGAACGTGACTCGGTGGAGTGACTCCCGACGATTGACGCTGGAGTCGCGGCGGTCGACGGCCAGAAAGAACTCCGCATCCGCGAGACGGGCCCCGAGCACACGTTCATTGCCTCGGACGATCTGTTCCGAGGCCTGAGCGCGACCGTTGCTGACCAGCAGAAACTCTGGACGCAACACCGACTTCGCCTGCAGCCGCAGCGGATCACTCTCGACATCCGGGACATCCAGGGGGATGTAGCGCTGATGAGCCTGCATCACGGTGCTGATCACCTCTGGAGGGAGATCCAGAAAGCGGTCAGCGATCGATCCCCGCAGCACGCGCGGATCCTCCACCAGATCGACAAGCTCCTCGAAAAGAGTTACAGGGCAGTTCGGAACCCCTCCAACCGCCTCAGCTTCGCTGTCGATGGCGGATTGGATCAGCTCGGCCCGCGCTTCGCGATCCACCAGCACACCCAGAGCCGCAAGGATGTCCGCATAGCTCTCGGCATCGGAGATCTCCACCGGGGCATCGCCATGCAGCCGGTGACCACGACTGAAACGATCGCTGCACACCCGGGGATCGGCACCCTCCAGCTCCACGGGGATCAGATCCGCTCCCAGAAGAGCCACGAGCCAGCGGATCGGGCGACTGAAGCGCTGGTTACCGGTCCCCCAGCGCATGAATCGCCTCCCCTGCAGGGAATCGATCCAGGCAGGAATCAGGCTTTGGAGAAGATCGCTACTGCTCTGACCGGGCGTTCGCACCGTGGCGAAGACGCAGGGGCCTTTCGGGGTCTCCCGCACCTCGAGTTCGCTCGGTTCAACGCCGCAGCGACGGGCGAATCCAATCGCCGCCGCACCGGGCTTTCCCTCCACGAAGGCCTGGGCCACGGGGGGACCTTTGCGATCTTCTGTCAGATCGTCCTGACGAACTTGCAGATCGGCCACTCGGACAGCCAGACGCCGTGGCGTGCCACTGACGCTGATGCCCTGATGGCTGAGGCGGCACTCACCCAGATCTCTGGTGACGCGCTGCACAAGCTGCTGCAGGGCCAGCCGGGCGAAATCAGCGGGCAGCTCCTCGGTGCCGATCTCGAGAAGAAACGTAGATGTCACGCCACTGACTTAACCGGAGGTGACTGTATTGGAAGCCGTTTCGCTACCTTCAAACAATCGAGATCCGATGCAAGTGAGCGACGGGCCAGCGGCGGTGAAGCAATCAGTGGAGAGCGCCCTCCCGAAGGCGGAGCAGAGGAAGCTGGACAGTGAGCACCTGCGACAGCCCCTGCTGGACGAGTTGGCTAATGACAGCCATCACTTCAGTGAGGACGCTCTTCAGATTCTCAAATTTCACGGCAGCTATCAGCAGGACGATCGCGACAAGCGGGAAAAGGGAAAGGACAAGAGCTGGCAGATGATGCTGCGCCTGCGCAGCCCGGGAGGACGGATCCCGGCCCAGCTGTTCCTCGCGCTCGACGACCTCGCCGATCGCCTCGGGGATGGAACACTGCGGGCCACCACCCGCCAGGCCTTTCAGATGCACGGCATCCCGAAGGCCGACCTCAAGGAGGTGATCGGGACGATCGTGACCAATCTGGGATCAACCCTGGCGGCCTGCGGGGACATCAACCGCAACGTGATGGCTCCACCGGCTCCCTTTGAGAAAGGGGGGTATCCAGTCGCCCGCCGACTGGCGGATGAGATTGCCGATCTGCTGAGTCCTGAGGCCGCCGAAGGGTCTTACCTCGATCTCTGGGTCGATGGGGATCTGAGCTACCGCTTCAAACCATCGCGCGAGGTCCGCAAGGCGCGCGAGCGTCAGCTCGAAGGTGGTGTCTTTTCCGGCAGCAAGGACGAACCGCTGTACGGAGACACCTATCTGCCCCGCAAGTTCAAAGTTGCCGTCACGGTTCCGGGGGATAACTCCGTTGACCTGCTGACTCAGGACATCGGACTGGTGGCATTCACCGGCGCCGATGGTGCCTTGCGCGGCTGCAATGTCTACGTCGGCGGAGGCATGG encodes:
- a CDS encoding U32 family peptidase, whose translation is MNIPELLAPAGDWPALRAAVASGADAVYFGVDAFNARQRAENFRIDELPSVMHWLHERQVKGCLTFNVLVFSDELERAAQLLIAAAEAGVDAVIVQDVGLCRLARRLVPQLTLHASTQMSITSAAGVAQAASLGCERVVLARELALRDLERLQRQLRDRHLAMPLEVFVHGALCVAYSGQCLTSESLGQRSANRGECAQACRLPYELVVDGVPRALEDQRYLLSPQDLAAWELLPELQRIGIASLKIEGRLKDASYVAAVTDAYRQRLDRPEPEPVQRQLELAFSRGLSTGWLEGVNHRRLVHGRWSKKRGPLIGRLLQVDRGGWLQIRSRERLRPGQGIVLEALSDDPLRPPDEVGGRVMACEQLGQERLKLRLGPGRIETRALRAGASVWLTSDPEWQSQWQRMARRPTEARPRDLSLRVVGRRGDVLRLEQPERGVVISSAMPLQSADQRPLDRARLEQQLGRLGGSGWRLRDLKVELEGDLFLPVAELNRMRRALLEALGSPVAEQPLASVPLDPAAVLSEFVPAAADGCQDEPMGLVVLVRSLNQLRALMELPDGAAPIRSVVADLDQPRQLREAVAMARGVWPEGIWLAGSRITRPDERWTLEPLIRARPDGYLVRNADQLEILTPLAPCVGDFSLNAANPLSFDWYRSHWGLKRITASYDLNLQQLLDLSAGVESSRLEVTLHQHMPLFHMEHCLFCAFLSEGHDHTDCGRPCEQHTVTLRDRSGVEHPLRADLGCRNTLFNGTAQTGVEGLPALRQAGVRHVRLELLDEGAEATRRRVLLYADALAGRLASRDVWKQERIDHQLGVTRGSLRVQGPERTSRISR
- the glyS gene encoding glycine--tRNA ligase subunit beta — protein: MTSTFLLEIGTEELPADFARLALQQLVQRVTRDLGECRLSHQGISVSGTPRRLAVRVADLQVRQDDLTEDRKGPPVAQAFVEGKPGAAAIGFARRCGVEPSELEVRETPKGPCVFATVRTPGQSSSDLLQSLIPAWIDSLQGRRFMRWGTGNQRFSRPIRWLVALLGADLIPVELEGADPRVCSDRFSRGHRLHGDAPVEISDAESYADILAALGVLVDREARAELIQSAIDSEAEAVGGVPNCPVTLFEELVDLVEDPRVLRGSIADRFLDLPPEVISTVMQAHQRYIPLDVPDVESDPLRLQAKSVLRPEFLLVSNGRAQASEQIVRGNERVLGARLADAEFFLAVDRRDSSVNRRESLHRVTFAEGLGSLRQRCERIERLAERLLEALVLPKEIAGHASRAAHLCKHDLVSQMVGEFPELQGLMGGKYLLEEGEPREVALAVVEHYLPRGAGDALPGSDAGAVVALAERLELLLSIFAKGERPSGSSDPYALRRAGNGILLILWDRGWRLDLPTFLKAAVADWVKLFPHFAIEPGPLLADLLQLLRQRIVSQLEEDGYEPDLVQAVAGEGVTDARLLGDPMDVQERIQLLRALRQQGGLAAVQAVVQRAARLAEKGNLPEDTLALPGVVDPDRFESVSEQGMFDVLKQLEPLAAERRYQALSDGLVKATPVLEAFFDGENSVMVMAEDEDLRRNRLNLLGVLRNQASVLARFESIQS
- the chlP gene encoding geranylgeranyl reductase; the encoded protein is MLRVAVVGGGPSGSCAAEVLAKAGIETWLFERKLDNAKPCGGAIPLCMVEEFDLPDDIIDRKVRNMKMISPSNREVDIRLDPLGYDDNAYIGMCRREVFDAFLRNRAADLGTTLVNGLVQKIDTGTNRQGPYTIHYADYSAGGPTGDRKTLEVDLIIGADGANSRVAKAMDAGDYNVAIAFQERIKLPAEEMTYYEDLAEMYVGTDVSPDFYAWVFPKYDHVAVGTGTMQQNQSLIKGLQKGIRERATKRLFKGEVIKVEAHPIPEHPRPRRVVGRMALVGDAAGYVTKSSGEGIYFAAKSGRMCAEAIVEISKNGSVIPTEKQIKSSYLKRWDRKYGATYAVLDILQRIFYRNDAAREAFVEMCDDKDVQKLTFDSYLYKRVVMMNPWQQIKLTLRTLGSLIRGEALAPSSYNPVPSAVGRSDGDFLAEEAAQAVKAQAKENEMENEKEKAGIS
- a CDS encoding M15 family metallopeptidase, which produces MSRAASARRQQRDDIPVARRSRPAPRRSRGRGLGLLLACLVVCGVSGAVVLMGPQLMARLNRTPPAPVVPGIPEPPAADGRLLGHFPYDQVSPDELIVVEPGIQLHVDAAEALDGMLRAAAAEGIDLRLLSGYRSHDLQESIFFDVASERNQTAEERAQVSAPPGYSEHSTGFAVDLGDGQAPETHLSTDFEQTRTFRWLQDNAARYHFVMSFPDGNSQGVSYEPWHWRFEGTADALRRFEAARRLARRPF